A portion of the Pseudomonas sp. PSE14 genome contains these proteins:
- a CDS encoding aspartate aminotransferase family protein has product MTMPNGFSPADADRLSDEERRLIERRERLLGPAYRLFYERPLHTVRGEGVWLYDKQGNRYLDAYNNVASIGHCHPRVVQAIASQAAVLNTHTRYLQEGILDYAEDLLSTFPAGLEQVMFTCTGSEANDLALRIARHYTGGTGVIITRFAYHGVTGDISELSPALGSGITLPAHARTVRAPDAYRLGAENVGKLLADDVRAAIADLRAQGIKPAALLLDGIFASDGVLPEPVGFLAEAVKVAQSEGLLYIADEVQSGFARTGRTMWGFQRHGVQPDLVTLGKPMGNGQPIAGVVARADILESFGRNVRYFNTFGGNPVSCAAAQAVLDVIRDEKLQERSQCIGDFMLEGIRRLADRHELIGDVRGAGLFLGVELVTDRAEKTPAANQTRRVVNAMRERGVLISAAGPMENILKIRPLLAFEQEHAELFIDCLDQALQEVAG; this is encoded by the coding sequence ATGACCATGCCCAACGGATTCAGCCCGGCCGACGCCGACCGCCTGAGCGACGAGGAGCGCCGTCTGATCGAGCGCCGCGAACGCCTGCTCGGCCCGGCCTACCGGCTGTTCTACGAACGCCCGCTGCACACCGTGCGCGGCGAAGGGGTCTGGCTCTACGACAAGCAGGGCAACCGCTACCTCGACGCGTACAACAACGTCGCCTCCATCGGCCACTGCCACCCACGCGTGGTGCAGGCCATCGCCAGCCAGGCGGCGGTGTTGAATACCCACACCCGCTACCTGCAGGAAGGCATCCTCGACTACGCCGAGGACCTGCTCTCGACCTTCCCCGCCGGCCTCGAACAGGTCATGTTCACCTGCACCGGCAGCGAGGCCAACGACCTCGCCCTGCGCATCGCCCGGCATTACACCGGCGGCACCGGGGTGATCATCACCCGCTTCGCCTACCACGGCGTCACCGGCGACATCTCCGAACTCTCGCCAGCCCTGGGTTCCGGCATCACCCTGCCCGCCCACGCACGCACCGTGCGGGCACCGGACGCCTACCGGCTGGGCGCAGAGAACGTCGGCAAGCTCCTCGCCGACGACGTGCGCGCCGCCATCGCCGACCTGCGCGCCCAGGGCATCAAGCCCGCCGCGCTGCTGCTCGACGGCATCTTCGCCAGCGACGGCGTGCTACCGGAGCCGGTCGGCTTCCTCGCCGAAGCGGTGAAGGTCGCCCAGTCGGAAGGCCTGCTCTACATCGCCGACGAGGTCCAAAGCGGCTTCGCCCGTACCGGCCGAACCATGTGGGGCTTCCAGCGCCACGGCGTGCAGCCGGACCTGGTCACCCTCGGCAAGCCCATGGGCAACGGCCAGCCCATCGCCGGCGTTGTGGCACGCGCGGACATCCTCGAAAGTTTCGGGCGCAACGTGCGCTACTTCAACACCTTCGGCGGCAACCCGGTGTCCTGCGCGGCGGCCCAGGCGGTGCTGGACGTGATCCGCGACGAGAAGCTGCAGGAGCGCTCGCAGTGCATCGGCGACTTCATGCTGGAGGGCATCCGCCGACTGGCCGACCGTCACGAACTGATCGGCGACGTGCGCGGCGCGGGGCTGTTCCTCGGCGTCGAACTGGTGACCGACCGTGCCGAAAAGACCCCGGCCGCCAACCAGACCCGTCGCGTGGTCAACGCCATGCGCGAGCGTGGTGTGCTGATCAGCGCCGCCGGCCCCATGGAGAACATCCTGAAGATTCGCCCGCTGCTGGCTTTCGAGCAGGAGCACGCCGAGCTGTTCATCGACTGCCTGGACCAGGCCCTGCAGGAAGTGGCCGGC